The region ATCTCTTTAATGGCCCTCGATGAATGGacaaatattaaaaaaaaaagacTTTCCCAATAGGAAGAAGGACAACAAATACCTCGTAATAAATAAGACGATTATGACCTCATCCGACTACCTTCGTAAAAGTTTATCCAAATAGTATTTAAGAATAACACTTCTCTCTATATATTATACcaataaaaaatatatattatttttaaatataacCCTTTTCCATTGTCCACGGTAGTAAtttattttgaaaatcaaaacaTGCGAATTAAACGGAACGCATTTGAATATAAAGAGCAATTTATTAATATTAATTCTTACAGCTACCATAACATCATCTTTACGCGTCCATACACTCCTCACCCGCAATCCTCACATACATATAAACCCTAGCAACTGTCACAGGAACTCTTGAACAATATCATGACTCCTTCTCTTTTCACTATTGTTCTTCTTATCATTCTCAATGTTAGTATAGCCACCGCAGCCACACCATCTCGGGTAATCTCCGGTGGTGGACAATGGCAGCTCATACACAATAACATCGGCATTGTAGGCATGCACATGCAACTACTGCACAACGACCGTGTCATCATTTACGACCGCACTAATTTTGGAGATTCAAACATATCCTTACCAAATGGAAGATGCCGCATTAACTTAAGAGAAAGGTTTAAAGTCGACTGCACCGCTCACTCCGTCGAGTATGACGTTGTTTCCAACACAGTCCGACCACTTTTCCTCCAAACCGACGTCTGGTGTTCCTCTGGTTCTGTCACTCCCAACGGAACTCTTTTCCAAACCGGTGGTTCCGGTGCAGGAGAGTTTTCCGTTAGAGCCATCGATCCATGCCCTACTTGTGATTGGGAAGAATTCAACCATGGACTCGCAGCTAAAAGATGGTATGCGACCAATCACATTCTTCCGGATGGACGACAGATTATCATAGGTGGAAGAAAGGAATTCAACTATGAGTTTTATCCTAAGAAACAACGTGCGGAGAAGATCACATACAAGTTACCTTTTCTTGCACAAACAAATAACCCGGGTGTTGGGAACAATCTTTACCCTTTTGTTTTTCTCAATGTAGATGGCAATCTTTTCATTTTTGCAAATAACCGTGCTATTTTGTTTGATTATAACAAAAACGTTGTTGTTAAAACATATCCTTCAATCCCAGGTGAAGATCCCAGGAGTTTTCCTAGTACAGGTTCTGCTGTTTTGTTACCTTTAAGAAACTTACAAAGTCCTAGGGTTGAAGCCGAGGTTTTGATTTGCGGGGGAGCTCCGAAAGGTTCATATCAATTATCATTACGTGGTAAATTCATGAGAGCTTTGAATACATGCGCCCGGATGAAAATAACCGACCCGAATCCATCTTGGATTATGGAAACTATGCCGTTTGGAAGAGTCATGAGTGACATGATATTACTTCCAAACGGCAATGTTTTGTTAATAAACGGAGCAGCTTCCGGGGCAGCTGGTTGGGACATCGGCCGCAACCCGATTTTACATCCATTTCTTTATAAGCCAAATAATGTTATAAAGTCGAGATTTCAGCTACAAAATCCTTCTGGTATTCCTAGAATGTACCATTCTACTTCCATTTTGCTTCGTGATGGTAGGGTCCTAGTTGCTGGTAGCAATCCTCATCAATTTTACAATTTTAGCAATGTTTTATTTCCAACGGAGTTGCGGTTAGAAACATTTTCACCTTCGTATCTAGAGCCTCAGTTTAATGATATACGTCCTATAATGGTATATCCATCGCCTCAGTCACAAATGAGATTGAAATACGCCCAAATTTTGAAGATTCAGTTTCAGGTGAAGGGAACATTGGCGATAGATTCAGTGTCGGTGACAATGTTGGCGCCATCTTTTAATACACATTCTTTCTCAATGAATCAGAGGCTATTAGTGCTTGATCATGTGAAAGCAACAAATAATGTTGTTGTTGGGAAATTGACATCAACATCTATGTGCCAAGTTGATGTAGCAATACCATGTTCATCCAATCTTGCACCACCTGgttattatttgttatttgtggttcatcaacaagttccaagtgaaggtgtttggatccaattattatgattttttttcttcatattttttgttttttctttctttaaATTGATTGGTAGATGAGCACTAAATTCAATTATGAAAATAAAATTCATTCATGTATACAGATTGGTTGATTAATAAAATATGTAATCTAATCATCTCCAACACATtactttttaaaattaaattaattttgaGAACAACTTGAAAACGTTTGTGGTCAATGAGAATTCATGACATATACAAAATGGTTTATTGCCATTGTTTGCACAGATTCAAAATATAATAATTGGCATTAAAGTCAGGATATTATTTAGAAAATATAGTAATTGACATTAAAGTTAGTGTTAGTATATTATGTCGAAATTAACGTTAAGGaaattttaaatttgaattttcaTAAAAGATCATAAAACTAAgatataaataaatattaattttgATTGTTGCTTTAAAAAATATCATACCAATAAAGATGCATATGAATAAAAACgttgtcatatatatatatatatatatatataatatatataatatatatatatatatatatatatatatatatatatatatattgttataAATCCTACTAAGACTCCTGTGTTTTCCTGCCTTTGTAGGGGGATATGCACACATAATTTTTGACCAGTACAGTGGCACCCACTGTGTACCCCCGGTAACACTAATCTAGACCACACTCTCATTATCAACATCAACCTTCTAGCTATTACCTTTCACTCTTATCCTTAGCCACCTTCAGTTATGGTTAATAGGAGAGTTTCATTTCTTATTTCGGATGGTGCCAACTGTAGCAGTGATGTCGAAGCCCTGGTGGAGATGTGTGTCGCCATGATGAATTATGCCGCCATAACCAGACGTTAGAAGACGACATCGAAAACATCAGACATCTATAACCTAATACATATATTTATATCACTAATTAGGTTAACTACTAGTATCTATGATTACTAGTATAATTGAAGGTGAAACTCTCGTTACATTTGGAAAAGCTCTGTGAGCATAAGATAGAGAAAACCACCTCTTCTTTCCAAATAATTTAGGCAACTAAGTCCCCCAGAATCAGAAAATCTTCAATTTAGTACAATTAGTTGGAAAGAAGAATTACAACCCATTTTTAATATGGAGCCATCAGCAAGAGAATGAGAAGTCAACACTCCAAAAACAATATAGAAAGGAAAAAGAAGGCAATGTTGGACCACCAATGTCAAAGAAAAGAAACTAGAAAGAGATATTGGAAGTGCTTTTGATCCCAAATCACTGATATCATCGATCACGCCTTTCTGACTGGCAGAAACCATAAGAAACTAGGAATACTCTTGGTTGCTAGAAACATGATTGGCCGCAAGACCCTTCACCGTGCATAGGAGGAGGAAAGAAATAGCAAACACAACACTTGCCATCTTAGGTCGTGAATAAGAAACGAGGGAAAATAGTTTGAAAACCATATTTATTCATAGCCACACACCACAATTTTGATAACTTTCAAATAATTCAAATGAAATAAACCCTCTAGGCATATCATTTTATTGGGCGGTGATTAGTGGCTTGTAGATTTTTTTTCAAGCGTAATTGTTGCTTTGCAAAAAATAACC is a window of Lathyrus oleraceus cultivar Zhongwan6 chromosome 6, CAAS_Psat_ZW6_1.0, whole genome shotgun sequence DNA encoding:
- the LOC127091804 gene encoding aldehyde oxidase GLOX1-like, with the protein product MTPSLFTIVLLIILNVSIATAATPSRVISGGGQWQLIHNNIGIVGMHMQLLHNDRVIIYDRTNFGDSNISLPNGRCRINLRERFKVDCTAHSVEYDVVSNTVRPLFLQTDVWCSSGSVTPNGTLFQTGGSGAGEFSVRAIDPCPTCDWEEFNHGLAAKRWYATNHILPDGRQIIIGGRKEFNYEFYPKKQRAEKITYKLPFLAQTNNPGVGNNLYPFVFLNVDGNLFIFANNRAILFDYNKNVVVKTYPSIPGEDPRSFPSTGSAVLLPLRNLQSPRVEAEVLICGGAPKGSYQLSLRGKFMRALNTCARMKITDPNPSWIMETMPFGRVMSDMILLPNGNVLLINGAASGAAGWDIGRNPILHPFLYKPNNVIKSRFQLQNPSGIPRMYHSTSILLRDGRVLVAGSNPHQFYNFSNVLFPTELRLETFSPSYLEPQFNDIRPIMVYPSPQSQMRLKYAQILKIQFQVKGTLAIDSVSVTMLAPSFNTHSFSMNQRLLVLDHVKATNNVVVGKLTSTSMCQVDVAIPCSSNLAPPGYYLLFVVHQQVPSEGVWIQLL